Proteins from a genomic interval of Microbacterium phyllosphaerae:
- a CDS encoding DUF3263 domain-containing protein: MLGELSERDRAILALETAWPRHGGAKEETIRTQLGMSAARYYQLLGRLIDSEAALEYDPMLVRRLRRIRESRAFQRASRTPGFVG; encoded by the coding sequence ATGCTGGGAGAGCTGAGCGAGCGGGATCGTGCGATCCTCGCGCTGGAGACCGCGTGGCCGCGGCACGGCGGTGCCAAAGAGGAGACGATCCGCACCCAGCTGGGTATGAGTGCCGCCCGGTACTACCAGCTGCTCGGCCGTCTGATCGACTCCGAGGCGGCTCTGGAGTACGACCCCATGCTGGTGCGACGGTTGCGCCGCATCCGGGAATCGCGAGCGTTCCAGAGGGCCTCGCGCACTCCCGGTTTCGTCGGCTGA